Below is a window of Ilyobacter polytropus DSM 2926 DNA.
TGGTGAAAAAAATTATGAGTTTTGGTATGAATTTGGAGAGAAGATGGGGATAATAACGACTCATACTCTTAAATTGGAGAATAAAAAACAAGTGAAATCAGCAGATGAAAAGAAGCCTGGTTCAAAAAACTCTTTTATTGAAGAAAGTATTAACAGGCTACAAAATGAGATAGACAAGTCCAAAAGAAATATATTTATATCTAAGGCGTGGAATAAAAGAGCAGACAATAAAATCAAAAAGATAGCAGTTGAGGATGGAGAAGAGTACGCTGTGCATATTTTGAAGACAGCATATAAAAACCTTAAACAGGATGTTAGAACTACTCTAGTCCAATATATCAATGGGATAATAAAAAACATTCCTAAAAATGAATATTATGAAAAAATGATAGAAAAAAACCTTGGAACATCAGAAGCTCTAGAACCTCTAGAGCCTCAGAGTAAAACTTATAAAAACGAGAAAAATTTTTCAGATGAACAGGGAGACCCTATGACTGAAATTTTACATGGTATGTACTTAAAAATGAAGGATGAAGAGCAGGAGGCTTTGAGAAAAAGAGCTAGAGAGCTTTATCTTATGGAAACCAACTCAAAATCGTTTAATGGAGTGCATGAAAAAATATTTAAGAACTTGGAAAAAAATTATATTATTAGAATAATCAAGGGGGAGTAGATGAAAGTAATATCTATTTTGAATCAAAAGGGTGGCGTAGGAAAGAGTACTACTGCTGTAAATCTTTCTGTTGCTCTTAGTAAGTTAAATAAAAAAGTTTTATTAATAGATCTAGATCCTCAGGGGGATAGTACAGATACCTCTGGAATTATAGATGAACAGGAAAATACAACTCTTGAATTTCTCCTTGATGGGACAGATAGTAGAATAAAGACAGATCATTATGATGTAATTCCAGCAGATATATCTTTGGCCGGATTTGATCTGTCAGTAGCGAATAGAATAGCAAGAGAAAGCATACTAAAAAGTTCAGTAAACAATTTTAAGGATGAGTACGACTTTATCTTATTAGATTGTCAACCAAGTCTATCTTTATTGCCTCTGAATGCCCTAGTAGCCTCAGATTTAGTATTGGTTCCTATGATGGCTGAGAAATACAGCACAAAGGGGATAGATGCACTTTTGAACACCATAGAAGAGGTTAAACCCCTCAATGAGAATTTAGACTATAAATTTTTGATAACCAGGTATAATAAAAGTTTTTCCCATAATGTAGCCTTAGAGAAGGAAATAAGAGAAATTATCGGAGATATAACTTTGACTACTTTGATTAGGCAGGATGTGAAGATATCTAACTCACAGCTGGAATCTACGAATATTTTTGACTATGATAGTAAGAGTAAGGCTGCTAAAGACTATAGCCAGCTGGCGGAGGAAGTGATGAGTCTTGGGTAGAAAAACATCGGGATTGTTGAGCATAAGAGAAAAGAGTGAAAAATTAAAAGAGAAGTCCAGTAACTTAGAAAAAGTTACTGGTAACACAGTGTTACCAGTAAAACTGGAGGAAGATTTTAAAATCACAGAAGATAAAGAAACAAATGAGTTTCTAGTTAAAAAATCCATAGAAGTTTTAAGAATACAGGCAAAGGCTTCGGTAGACTTAGGAAAGGTATTCAAAGAAGTTCACGAAAAACTAGCTGGAGACAACCATCATAATGGTGTTTATACAGTATGGTTAGAAAAAAATGGATTTAACAAAATGACTGCTATTAGACACCGAAGAAGGTATGAACTTTATACTATGGTAAACTCAGAAAAGGGAAAAGCCTTTGTAGCTACTTTACCAGTAAGAATCATAGATTCTATCTACAGGCAGGAAGATATTAGTGGTATAGCGGCGACAATTACCGAAGGAATAACGAGAAAAGAGTTAGAGAACATGATAGCAAGCCCAGAAATATTTGAAGGGGTGGATATATTGCCTTATGATCCCAAAGAAGCAGAAAAATTGTACAGTGAAATAGGTAATATATATAAAAAAGTTTCCCTTGATAAAATTTCTGAAGATAATAAAGATGCTTTTGAAAAGGATATGAAGAGAATAGAAAAGATTCTTTCAAAGTGGTCTTCTAGTTAGAGAAGCAAAATAGTTTAGTGGTAACACAGTGTTACTAGTAAAAAAATCATTCAAATGAAGATAGGTGATCATAACTGAAGGGGGCTAATATCAATGACACTTGAAAATTTTAGGAATTTTCTGATAAAAGAAAAAATTTTTGATAAATATGCTCTTGAAAAAATTGGAGTTTTTGGTTCTTTGGCAAGAGGCGAAGATGGTAATGATATAGATATTTTGGTTGAATATCTCAATTATAAAAAATGGATCTCCATAAAAAATGATTTAGAGAATAATTATCATCTTCATTTGGACGTTGTTTTAGAGAAGTATGCCAATCCGATTGTTTTAATGAGAGCTAAAAAGGAGATTGTTTATGTCACCAAATATAGCTAATGATCTATTATATATTTTAAGTATTTTAGAGAGTATTGGAAAACTATCTGAGTATACAAAAGGCTATTCAGATGCGGAAGAGTTTTTTGAAGTGGTAAATCAAATGCCATTCAATGCATCCCTCTCTTTATTGGTAAATATAGGAGAAGCCTCTGGAAAAATGAGTAAGGAACTTCGAGAAAAGCATGTAAATATTCCTTGGAAAACCATGAAAAATTTTAGAAATAGAGTGGCTTACGACTACGTGAATCTGAATATATTTATTATTTCCGATGTAATCAAAGATAAACTTCCGTCGATATTAGAAAATTTAGAAGACATTGTTTCAGTAGAGCTAAATAACAAAAAATTTATTTTGGAAGAATATCAAGATGCATATAGGCAACAGGTTTTATAAGCATGTGAGATTTTAGAAGATCAACTCTAAAATTAGATAAAAATGAAATTATAAATAATTTAAGAGAGGAAATTTAGCCTCTCTTTTTTTGGGTTTAGAGACCTTACAATCTTCATAGACTTTTGCAGTGGATTCACTTTTAGGTATAGAAACGTCTATTTATTTACAGTTGGACAATTTCGTCTATGTTATTTTTCCAAATTTTCTGATGACAATTTAAATTTGTTACTAAAACAAGCTCCTACAATTTTTCTACGTTTATTTTTCCTGGTTTTCCCTTAAAAATGCGTATTGCTGAGATCACAACGAGATATAAGAAGACTGATCTCAAACCTGTAATTAAACTTATTTTGAATAAGCTAATAGTATCAAAATTTTCTATGTAAATTAAGTAAAGAGGAGCCATCATAGAAAAAATCAATATAAAGAACAACAAAAATATTTTCAAAGAGTTTATAAATGCCTCTTTTAGATTTTTGACCCTAAAAAAACTCTTCTTACTCATGACGATCCCTCCAATCAATTTTTATTTTGAATATTATTCGTTTAGTATCAAAAAGATCCTCTTTTGAGTGTGCTTTTGTTGATGATACTGGAGATACTGCTTTGACGTTTTTCCAGATAAGCATTTAGCTCACATTTAGAACCATTAAGGACAATTGCAAAACGAATCAAGTTTTTTCTCTATTTAGTATAAAAAAAATTCTATAATTAGCATAACTAACCTTTTCGGAAAAGCTTTGTGTTAGGATAGAGAGAAAAAAATAGATTAACTAACTGCAACTTTCGCATAATAACCGACTTTCAAACTTTATATCGTAAAGCCTATAAGAACCAAGAGCTTCCATGAAAATACATATATCACTATTTCGCCATATATTTTTCAATAATTTTGGTGTATTATATAAATGAAGTTACTCAGTTATAAAAATACAAACTTTTGATTTTGAAAACCTCTTTACTTGCTAAGAAATAAATTCTGAAGGAGCTAACTTTATGGATTTAATTACTATAATAGAGAAGATAATTTCTTGGAAAAAAACCAGTATTTTTCGAAAGATACTGTTGATAGCCTTAATGGTATCTATTCAACTTTTTATAACTTTTATGATTTATAGTTCGGGGGGAACGAAAACAGCATTTGCATACTTTGTCCTTTTAATTGTCATATTAGGAGGATGCTTTTTTGGACCTATTGGAGGAGCTTTTTTAGGAATAACTGGTGGATTTTTCTTAGGCCCTTTTATGCCAGCTGATGCTACTCTCATGGTTATGCAAGAAACATTCGACTGGGGTTTCAGGTTTATTTTCTATGTAGTTGTAGGTTTTTTTTCAGGAAAAGGTATTAGATATCTTCTTGATATTATAGAGAACCTAAGCTCAGCCACTTTGTATCAACCTATTACGAACTTACC
It encodes the following:
- a CDS encoding nucleotidyltransferase family protein produces the protein MTLENFRNFLIKEKIFDKYALEKIGVFGSLARGEDGNDIDILVEYLNYKKWISIKNDLENNYHLHLDVVLEKYANPIVLMRAKKEIVYVTKYS
- a CDS encoding ParA family protein, whose protein sequence is MKVISILNQKGGVGKSTTAVNLSVALSKLNKKVLLIDLDPQGDSTDTSGIIDEQENTTLEFLLDGTDSRIKTDHYDVIPADISLAGFDLSVANRIARESILKSSVNNFKDEYDFILLDCQPSLSLLPLNALVASDLVLVPMMAEKYSTKGIDALLNTIEEVKPLNENLDYKFLITRYNKSFSHNVALEKEIREIIGDITLTTLIRQDVKISNSQLESTNIFDYDSKSKAAKDYSQLAEEVMSLG
- a CDS encoding HepT-like ribonuclease domain-containing protein, which gives rise to MSPNIANDLLYILSILESIGKLSEYTKGYSDAEEFFEVVNQMPFNASLSLLVNIGEASGKMSKELREKHVNIPWKTMKNFRNRVAYDYVNLNIFIISDVIKDKLPSILENLEDIVSVELNNKKFILEEYQDAYRQQVL